From Roseburia hominis, the proteins below share one genomic window:
- the xseA gene encoding exodeoxyribonuclease VII large subunit: MQNVYTVRQVNAYVKNMFAQDFMLNRIYVKGEVSNCKYHTSGHIYFSLKDESGTIACVMFAGQRGGLSFRMREGQQVIVLGSISVYERDGKYQLYAKEIRPYGAGLLYEKFQMLKAELEEMGMFAPEYKKQIPAYVRTVGVVTAPTGAAIRDIINITRRRNPFVQIILYPALVQGEGAAASIVRGIRALEAKGVDVMIVGRGGGSIEDLWAFNEEAVARAVFDSTVPIISAVGHETDTTIVDYVADLRAPTPSAAAELAVYEYREVASLLRGYADRMERSMDARLRFSRLRFEKYRDKLSYLSPSGKLREYRQRLADYEERLPQLMDQKLELKKKEQEECKKILSLLMDRKIEDNRHRLAIYIERMRGLSPLAKLNQGFSYVQDQQGRNISSISHVQKEDTLEIYVRDGKIIAEVKETRQTKGSLEGQSV, translated from the coding sequence ATGCAGAATGTATATACCGTAAGGCAGGTCAATGCGTATGTGAAGAACATGTTTGCGCAGGACTTTATGCTGAATCGAATCTATGTAAAAGGCGAAGTGTCAAATTGTAAGTATCACACTTCGGGACATATATATTTTTCTTTGAAAGATGAGTCCGGAACGATTGCCTGTGTTATGTTTGCCGGGCAGCGCGGCGGGCTTTCTTTTCGTATGCGGGAAGGCCAGCAGGTGATCGTGCTGGGAAGTATCAGCGTCTACGAAAGGGACGGAAAATACCAGCTCTACGCGAAGGAAATCCGCCCCTACGGGGCCGGACTTCTGTATGAGAAGTTTCAGATGCTGAAGGCAGAGCTGGAAGAAATGGGCATGTTTGCCCCGGAATATAAAAAACAGATTCCGGCTTATGTAAGAACGGTCGGAGTGGTCACGGCGCCTACCGGAGCTGCGATCCGCGATATTATCAATATTACGCGCAGGAGAAATCCTTTTGTGCAGATTATTTTATATCCGGCTCTGGTCCAGGGCGAGGGAGCGGCGGCCAGCATCGTCCGCGGCATCCGTGCGTTGGAAGCAAAGGGCGTGGATGTGATGATTGTGGGACGAGGCGGCGGTTCTATTGAGGACCTTTGGGCTTTTAACGAGGAAGCGGTGGCAAGAGCCGTGTTTGACTCGACCGTTCCGATCATATCCGCCGTGGGACATGAGACCGACACGACGATCGTAGACTATGTGGCGGATCTGCGCGCACCGACGCCGTCCGCGGCGGCAGAGCTTGCAGTATATGAATACCGGGAAGTGGCCTCCCTCCTTCGGGGATACGCCGACCGCATGGAGCGCAGTATGGATGCACGGCTTCGTTTTTCCAGACTGCGGTTTGAAAAATATCGCGATAAACTTTCGTATTTAAGCCCTTCGGGAAAACTCAGAGAGTATCGCCAAAGGCTGGCCGATTATGAGGAACGGCTTCCCCAGTTGATGGATCAGAAACTGGAGCTTAAGAAAAAGGAGCAGGAGGAGTGCAAAAAGATTCTTTCGCTGCTCATGGATAGAAAGATAGAAGATAACAGGCATCGGCTTGCTATTTATATAGAAAGAATGCGGGGATTGTCTCCGCTCGCAAAGCTGAATCAGGGATTTTCTTATGTACAGGATCAACAAGGCAGGAATATAAGCAGTATCAGCCATGTGCAAAAAGAAGATACACTTGAAATTTATGTAAGAGACGGCAAGATCATAGCCGAGGTGAAGGAAACGCGGCAGACGAAAGGAAGCCTGGAAGGGCAGTCTGTTTAG
- the nusB gene encoding transcription antitermination factor NusB, which produces MGRSELREHIFKIIFGTAFSEKGEIEEQMELYLEQLDEIKDTDRNYILNKAKAVAAKIEEIDAMIAEHAEGWKVSRMNKVDLSILRLAVYEVKWDDDVPVKVAINEAVELAKKFSGDSGPAFVNGILGKMV; this is translated from the coding sequence ATGGGAAGAAGCGAACTTAGAGAACACATTTTTAAGATCATTTTCGGCACGGCGTTCAGTGAGAAAGGCGAGATCGAGGAGCAGATGGAGCTTTATCTGGAACAGCTTGACGAGATTAAGGATACGGACAGGAACTATATTCTGAACAAGGCGAAGGCTGTGGCAGCGAAGATCGAAGAGATCGACGCGATGATCGCAGAGCACGCAGAGGGCTGGAAGGTCAGCCGTATGAATAAGGTGGATCTGTCCATTCTCCGGCTTGCCGTGTACGAGGTGAAATGGGACGACGATGTCCCGGTTAAGGTTGCCATCAATGAAGCGGTGGAGCTTGCGAAGAAATTCTCCGGTGACAGCGGTCCGGCTTTTGTGAATGGAATTCTGGGAAAGATGGTGTAG
- a CDS encoding Asp23/Gls24 family envelope stress response protein, whose amino-acid sequence MSKEERNTYKIATDENLGEVQIADEVVAIIAGLAAMEVDGVSSMAGNATRELISKLGMKSLSKGVKVDVLEGIVTVSLALNLKYGESIKDTTIKVQEKVKAAIENMTGLTVADVNIRVAGVDMPEED is encoded by the coding sequence ATGAGTAAGGAAGAAAGAAACACATATAAAATCGCAACTGATGAGAACTTAGGCGAGGTACAGATCGCAGATGAGGTCGTTGCGATCATTGCAGGGCTTGCGGCAATGGAAGTGGATGGTGTGTCCTCCATGGCAGGCAATGCTACCAGAGAACTGATCAGCAAATTAGGCATGAAGAGCCTTTCAAAAGGTGTCAAGGTAGATGTGCTGGAAGGGATTGTTACCGTATCTCTGGCACTCAACTTAAAATACGGGGAGAGCATCAAGGATACCACAATAAAAGTACAGGAAAAAGTAAAGGCAGCCATTGAGAATATGACCGGGCTTACCGTTGCGGACGTGAATATCCGTGTTGCCGGCGTGGATATGCCTGAAGAAGACTAG
- a CDS encoding peptide chain release factor 3, with protein sequence MADFTNEIKKRRTFAIISHPDAGKTTLTEKFLLYGGAINQAGSVKGKATAKHAVSDWMEIEKERGISVTSSVLQFEYGGYCINILDTPGHQDFSEDTYRTLMAADSAVMVIDGSKGVEAQTRKLFKVCVMRHIPIFTFINKMDREAMDTFELLDDIEKELGIATCPINWPIGSGKAFRGVYDRNTSELEIFSDTRKGTAVGEVKKAPIDSDMARQIVSEEQYEKLQEEVELLDGASAEFDQELVSKGELSPVFFGSALTNFGVETFLQHFLAMTTSPLPRMSDQGLIDPMKEKDFSAFVFKIQANMNKAHRDRIAFMRICSGEFDAGMDVFHIQGGKKVRLSQPQQLMASERKIIDKAYGGDIIGVFDPGIFSIGDTLTNSPVKFAYEGIPTFAPEHFARVRQVDTMKRKQFIKGINQIAQEGAIQIFQEFNTGMEEIIVGVVGVLQFDVLKYRLENEYNVEIRLDNLPYEHIRWIENEEIDMDKLKGTSDMKKIKDLKGRPLLLFVNSWSIRMVLERNEGLRLSEFGR encoded by the coding sequence ATGGCAGATTTTACGAATGAAATAAAAAAACGAAGAACATTTGCGATCATTTCCCATCCGGATGCCGGAAAGACGACGCTTACCGAGAAATTTCTGCTTTACGGAGGCGCGATCAACCAGGCAGGTTCGGTCAAAGGGAAAGCGACGGCAAAGCATGCGGTCTCTGACTGGATGGAGATCGAGAAGGAGAGAGGTATTTCCGTCACCTCGTCGGTGCTGCAGTTCGAGTATGGCGGATACTGTATCAATATTCTGGATACTCCGGGACATCAGGATTTCTCGGAGGATACCTACCGTACTTTGATGGCGGCCGATTCGGCTGTCATGGTCATTGACGGATCGAAAGGCGTGGAGGCGCAGACCAGGAAACTTTTCAAGGTCTGTGTCATGCGCCATATTCCTATTTTTACGTTTATTAATAAGATGGACAGGGAAGCGATGGATACGTTCGAGCTGCTGGACGATATTGAGAAGGAGCTGGGCATCGCAACCTGCCCGATCAACTGGCCGATCGGTTCCGGTAAGGCGTTTCGCGGCGTGTATGACCGGAATACCAGCGAACTTGAGATTTTCTCTGATACCAGGAAAGGAACTGCGGTGGGAGAGGTGAAGAAGGCTCCCATCGACAGCGACATGGCAAGGCAGATCGTAAGCGAAGAGCAGTATGAAAAGCTTCAGGAAGAAGTCGAGCTTCTGGACGGCGCAAGTGCCGAGTTCGATCAGGAACTGGTTAGCAAGGGAGAGCTGTCACCGGTATTTTTCGGCTCGGCTCTGACCAACTTCGGCGTGGAGACCTTCCTTCAGCATTTCCTCGCGATGACGACCTCGCCTCTTCCGAGAATGTCGGATCAGGGGCTCATTGATCCGATGAAGGAGAAGGATTTCTCTGCCTTTGTCTTTAAGATTCAGGCAAACATGAACAAGGCACATCGGGACAGGATCGCGTTTATGCGGATCTGTTCCGGTGAATTTGACGCGGGGATGGACGTGTTCCATATTCAGGGCGGAAAGAAGGTGCGCCTCTCCCAGCCGCAGCAGCTTATGGCGAGCGAGCGGAAGATAATCGATAAGGCGTACGGCGGTGACATTATCGGCGTGTTTGACCCGGGTATTTTCTCCATTGGAGACACCCTCACGAACTCACCGGTAAAATTTGCCTACGAAGGGATTCCCACCTTTGCGCCGGAGCATTTTGCCAGGGTGCGTCAGGTGGATACGATGAAGCGGAAACAGTTCATTAAGGGAATCAATCAGATCGCCCAGGAAGGTGCGATTCAGATCTTCCAGGAGTTCAATACCGGAATGGAAGAGATTATCGTGGGCGTGGTGGGCGTTCTGCAGTTTGACGTTCTGAAATACCGTCTGGAGAATGAATATAATGTAGAGATCCGGCTGGACAACCTGCCCTATGAGCATATCCGCTGGATCGAAAATGAAGAGATCGACATGGACAAGCTAAAAGGTACGTCTGATATGAAGAAGATCAAAGATCTGAAGGGACGTCCGCTGCTTCTGTTCGTGAACAGTTGGAGTATTCGTATGGTCCTGGAGCGAAATGAAGGCTTAAGGCTAAGTGAGTTCGGGCGTTAA
- a CDS encoding SpoIIIAH-like family protein: MKRILKKNQIIIAALAVMIAVAGYLNYSGKIFGDKKGTEETSSELAGKELLDISDEDVAGADQDIASLDGEVEGTPGEAVLTSSQASGVVAQAKVSREQVRAKNKETLQAIIDDENISEQQKSDAIAQMVAMTEMAEKEVAIETMLASKGFTEAVVSLSEEGADVVVNSADLSDARRAQIEDIVTRKAGVDASNIVIMPIHTGEKADTEEEAK; encoded by the coding sequence TTGAAACGAATTTTAAAGAAAAACCAGATTATTATTGCAGCGCTGGCAGTGATGATTGCAGTGGCGGGCTACCTGAATTACTCGGGAAAGATTTTCGGGGATAAAAAAGGGACGGAGGAGACCAGCTCCGAACTGGCGGGAAAAGAGCTTCTTGACATTTCTGATGAGGATGTAGCCGGAGCAGATCAGGATATCGCAAGCCTTGACGGGGAAGTGGAAGGAACTCCGGGCGAGGCCGTTCTTACCAGCAGTCAGGCAAGCGGAGTTGTGGCGCAGGCAAAGGTGAGCCGCGAGCAGGTGCGGGCGAAAAATAAAGAGACCCTGCAGGCGATCATAGATGATGAGAATATCAGTGAACAGCAGAAAAGCGACGCTATTGCCCAGATGGTAGCAATGACAGAAATGGCCGAAAAGGAGGTCGCCATTGAAACGATGCTGGCGAGCAAAGGATTCACGGAGGCGGTGGTAAGTTTAAGCGAAGAGGGGGCGGATGTCGTGGTGAACAGCGCAGATCTGTCCGACGCAAGGAGAGCGCAGATTGAGGATATCGTGACCAGGAAGGCGGGGGTGGACGCTTCCAATATCGTGATCATGCCGATACATACAGGAGAGAAGGCCGATACCGAAGAAGAAGCAAAATAA
- a CDS encoding stage III sporulation protein AG — MEEKWNGKQIWREIKGRKNSWLILLLVGVLLVVIALPTSERKEEGTKEEGEERLALEGQWQEDSYEQQLETRLEQTLAKVRGVGKNSVMITLSSSAENVVEKDREMTSESIKERESTDTSKRSTSSETSVYTGGTGEETPYVSKQLSPKIEGVLVVAEGGDDPVVVENITEAVQALFGVDTHKIKVMKSN, encoded by the coding sequence ATGGAAGAAAAATGGAATGGGAAGCAGATATGGAGGGAGATCAAAGGACGGAAGAATTCCTGGCTGATTCTTCTCCTTGTAGGCGTACTTCTGGTGGTGATCGCCCTTCCCACTTCGGAAAGGAAGGAGGAGGGGACAAAAGAAGAGGGGGAGGAGAGATTGGCTCTGGAGGGACAGTGGCAGGAGGATTCCTATGAGCAACAGCTGGAAACCCGGCTGGAACAGACACTTGCCAAGGTGAGAGGTGTGGGAAAGAATTCTGTCATGATCACGCTGTCATCTTCTGCGGAAAATGTGGTGGAAAAGGATCGCGAAATGACCAGCGAAAGTATAAAAGAGAGGGAAAGTACAGACACTTCTAAAAGAAGTACCTCCTCAGAAACTTCCGTATATACAGGGGGAACAGGAGAAGAGACGCCCTATGTGAGCAAACAGCTCTCGCCCAAGATCGAGGGAGTGCTGGTGGTAGCGGAAGGAGGAGACGACCCTGTGGTGGTGGAAAATATCACGGAGGCAGTTCAGGCATTATTTGGGGTAGACACGCATAAGATTAAAGTAATGAAGAGCAATTAA
- a CDS encoding stage III sporulation protein AF produces the protein MFEYLYEWLQNLAFYMILVTAIMHVIPSGGYEKYIRFFCGLILVILLAAPLCSMFGAGTQFQKVYKEAEDMRLQREMEEAAAYIENMENPFQE, from the coding sequence ATGTTTGAATATCTATATGAATGGCTGCAAAACCTGGCGTTTTATATGATTCTTGTCACCGCAATCATGCATGTGATCCCGAGCGGCGGCTACGAGAAATATATCCGGTTCTTCTGCGGCCTGATCCTGGTCATTCTTCTGGCGGCCCCGCTTTGCAGCATGTTCGGGGCAGGCACACAGTTTCAAAAGGTGTACAAGGAGGCGGAGGATATGCGTTTGCAGAGGGAAATGGAGGAAGCCGCCGCGTACATTGAAAATATGGAAAATCCGTTTCAGGAGTAA
- a CDS encoding SpoIIIAC/SpoIIIAD family protein, with amino-acid sequence MTILQIAGIGIVGALLALQLKSAKSEYGVYLGIAVSLVLFFAMSGKLGIILETVSLIGKTLHLEQAYLAVMLKMLGVTYIAVFAADICKDAGYQTIAGQIEIFAKLTILALGMPVFQALLITIQDFLK; translated from the coding sequence ATGACAATTTTACAAATAGCGGGAATAGGGATTGTGGGGGCGCTGCTTGCCCTGCAATTAAAATCGGCAAAAAGTGAATATGGCGTGTACCTGGGGATCGCCGTCAGCCTGGTTCTGTTTTTCGCCATGAGCGGGAAGCTGGGAATCATTCTGGAGACGGTAAGCCTGATCGGGAAAACGCTTCACTTGGAGCAAGCGTATCTTGCCGTGATGCTGAAAATGCTGGGAGTCACCTATATTGCGGTATTTGCCGCGGACATCTGCAAGGATGCGGGGTACCAGACTATCGCCGGGCAGATCGAGATTTTCGCGAAACTTACGATCCTCGCGCTGGGTATGCCGGTTTTTCAGGCGCTCTTGATAACGATACAGGATTTTTTAAAGTAA
- the spoIIIAC gene encoding stage III sporulation protein AC: MSVNLIFKIAAVGILVSVLSQVLKHSGREEQAFLTSFAGLLLVLFWIIPYIYELFENIRRLFAL; the protein is encoded by the coding sequence ATGAGTGTAAATCTGATATTTAAAATTGCGGCTGTCGGGATACTGGTGTCAGTTCTAAGTCAGGTGCTGAAGCATAGTGGAAGAGAAGAACAGGCATTTCTGACCAGTTTCGCAGGACTTCTTCTGGTGCTTTTTTGGATCATACCCTACATTTATGAACTGTTCGAAAATATACGGAGACTGTTTGCCCTTTGA
- a CDS encoding stage III sporulation protein AB translates to MFLKIIGCLAILTASSGYGLAKGLEYKRQVEEMSAIERIIWQLRGEITYMKAPLPDVFRRVGGRLKNPYREWLYVLSEELKGCGKENFQQIWERVTREKLRGISLPKSEWDELLRLGGQMRYLDIRMQEMALDWYGNQMQGREAAMREVLEQKRKLFAYLGVMGGAFLVILLI, encoded by the coding sequence ATGTTCTTAAAAATAATCGGCTGCCTTGCGATCCTGACGGCGTCTTCCGGGTATGGGCTTGCAAAAGGGCTGGAATATAAGAGACAGGTGGAGGAAATGAGCGCGATCGAAAGAATTATCTGGCAGCTTCGGGGAGAAATCACCTATATGAAGGCGCCGCTTCCCGATGTGTTCAGGCGTGTGGGAGGCCGGCTAAAAAATCCATACAGGGAATGGCTGTATGTTCTTTCGGAGGAGTTAAAAGGTTGTGGGAAGGAGAACTTCCAGCAGATATGGGAGCGGGTCACGCGCGAAAAACTAAGAGGGATTTCGCTGCCAAAGAGCGAATGGGACGAGCTTCTTCGGCTGGGCGGCCAGATGAGGTATCTGGATATACGGATGCAGGAGATGGCGCTCGACTGGTACGGGAATCAGATGCAGGGAAGAGAGGCAGCCATGCGGGAGGTGCTGGAACAAAAGAGGAAACTTTTCGCGTATCTGGGCGTGATGGGCGGAGCATTTCTTGTGATTTTACTGATATGA
- the spoIIIAA gene encoding stage III sporulation protein AA has protein sequence MVNKKRRQMMDMLPQAIRQRLEHGGILPDKVQEIRLREDRPLIVCEGGKEVLLPHRVTKEELRDTLEHFAEYSLYAYEHELRQGFITVEGGHRVGVAGKIIPEEGKVRNFQYISSVNIRVCHEILGCADPVFPGILQDGRICHTLIISPPGCGKTTLLRDMIRQISDGNRYIEGKNVGVVDERSELGGCYQGVPQNQLGLRTDILDNCPKAEGMMLMIRSMSPQVLAVDEIGSQRDVEAVTCAMHCGVIILATAHGDSLEEIREKPFLKELAKGHYFERYVLLGGGGGPGKIRGIYDERGRQICS, from the coding sequence ATGGTTAATAAGAAGAGACGACAAATGATGGATATGCTTCCGCAGGCGATCAGGCAGCGGCTGGAACATGGTGGGATTCTCCCGGACAAGGTACAGGAGATCCGTTTGCGGGAAGACAGGCCTCTTATCGTATGCGAGGGAGGGAAGGAGGTCCTGCTTCCGCATAGAGTGACGAAAGAGGAATTGAGGGATACGCTGGAGCATTTTGCGGAATATTCCTTATATGCATACGAACACGAGCTGCGCCAGGGATTTATCACCGTGGAGGGAGGACACCGGGTCGGCGTGGCGGGGAAAATCATACCGGAGGAGGGAAAGGTCCGCAATTTTCAATATATTTCTTCCGTAAATATCAGAGTCTGTCATGAGATTCTGGGCTGCGCAGACCCGGTATTTCCCGGGATTCTTCAAGATGGAAGGATTTGTCATACTTTGATCATCTCCCCGCCGGGGTGCGGGAAAACGACGCTTCTTCGGGATATGATCAGGCAGATTTCAGATGGGAACCGTTACATAGAGGGGAAAAATGTGGGCGTGGTAGATGAGAGGTCGGAGCTTGGCGGCTGCTACCAGGGAGTGCCGCAGAATCAGCTTGGCTTAAGGACCGATATCCTGGATAACTGCCCCAAAGCGGAGGGGATGATGCTGATGATCCGCTCCATGTCCCCGCAGGTGCTTGCGGTAGATGAGATTGGCTCACAGCGGGATGTGGAGGCCGTTACCTGTGCCATGCACTGCGGGGTTATCATACTGGCTACCGCACACGGGGATTCTCTTGAAGAAATCAGGGAAAAACCGTTTTTGAAGGAACTTGCTAAGGGGCATTATTTTGAAAGGTACGTTCTTCTGGGAGGCGGGGGAGGTCCCGGAAAGATCCGGGGAATATATGACGAACGGGGGAGACAGATATGTTCTTAA
- a CDS encoding NAD(P)-dependent oxidoreductase: protein MKKIGFIGVGIMGKSMVRNLMKAGYELHIYARNKAKVEDVTQEGAIFHESIGSCVSDCEAVITIVGFPQDVEEIYFDEGGILETAADGAYLIDMTTTSPQLAEKIAREGVKKGFHVLDAPVTGGDTGAKAGTLSILVGGEKEDYEACMPLFEAMGTNINYQGKAGCGQHAKLANQIMIAGTLSGVCEALAYGKAKGLNMETLLKSVSTGAAGSKQLDTFGPKILAKDYAPGFFMKHFIKDMRLALIEANMSNLSLEVLSLVLANYEELEAEGMGDLGTQALIKYYVQ, encoded by the coding sequence ATGAAAAAAATAGGATTTATCGGCGTTGGTATCATGGGAAAATCCATGGTCCGCAATTTAATGAAGGCTGGCTATGAGTTACATATTTATGCGCGAAATAAAGCCAAGGTGGAAGATGTGACCCAGGAAGGCGCGATTTTCCACGAGAGCATCGGAAGCTGTGTCTCGGACTGCGAGGCGGTGATCACGATCGTAGGTTTCCCGCAGGATGTGGAGGAAATCTACTTTGATGAGGGCGGAATCCTGGAGACGGCTGCAGATGGCGCTTATTTGATCGATATGACGACCACCAGCCCGCAGCTTGCCGAGAAGATCGCAAGAGAAGGCGTAAAGAAGGGATTTCACGTATTGGACGCCCCTGTGACCGGCGGAGATACCGGAGCGAAGGCGGGCACACTCTCAATCCTGGTCGGCGGGGAAAAGGAAGACTATGAGGCGTGTATGCCACTTTTTGAGGCGATGGGAACGAACATCAATTACCAGGGGAAAGCCGGCTGCGGACAGCACGCGAAGCTGGCGAACCAGATCATGATCGCAGGAACTTTAAGTGGAGTGTGCGAGGCGCTTGCTTATGGCAAGGCCAAAGGACTTAATATGGAGACGCTGCTTAAATCTGTTTCTACCGGCGCCGCGGGGAGCAAACAGCTTGATACCTTTGGGCCGAAGATCCTCGCAAAAGACTATGCGCCGGGATTCTTTATGAAGCATTTTATCAAGGACATGCGTCTGGCGCTGATCGAGGCAAATATGAGCAACTTGAGTCTTGAGGTCTTAAGTCTGGTTCTGGCAAATTATGAAGAGCTGGAGGCGGAAGGTATGGGAGATCTGGGGACCCAGGCGCTTATTAAGTATTACGTGCAGTAG
- a CDS encoding DUF6472 family protein, which yields MSGKCESCGHYEYDEEYECYVCQMELDQDELYRFVTGTYHDCPYYSSDDEYAVVRHQM from the coding sequence ATGAGCGGAAAATGCGAGTCTTGTGGTCATTATGAATATGACGAGGAGTATGAGTGTTATGTCTGTCAGATGGAATTAGACCAGGACGAATTATACCGGTTCGTGACAGGAACATACCACGATTGCCCTTATTATTCAAGTGATGATGAATATGCCGTTGTACGGCACCAGATGTAA
- a CDS encoding polyribonucleotide nucleotidyltransferase, whose product MYKTYEMELAGRTLRVDVGRVAKQANGAALMHYGDTVVLSTATASDKPREGIDFFPLSVEYNEKLYAVGKIPGGFNKREGKASENAVLTCRVIDRPMRPLFPKDYRNDVTLENLVLSVDQDCAPELTAMLGSAIATAISDIPFDGPTASTQVGLVDGELVFNPTAEQRSKSDLALTVASTKEKVIMIEAGANEVPEDKMIEAIFAAHEVNQKVIAFIETIVAECGKPKHDYVSFAVPEELFEAMKQVVTPEEMEVAVFTDDKQTREENIRQVTAKMEEAFADNEEWLAKLGEAVYQYQKKVVRKMILKDHKRPDGRQIEEIRPLAAEVDLLPRVHGSAMFTRGQTQICTVTTLAPLSEAQRVDGLDEAETSKRYMHHYNFPSYSVGETRPSRGPGRREIGHGALAERALVPVLPSETEFPYAIRTVSETFESNGSTSQASVCASSMSLMAAGVPIKSAVAGISCGLVTGETDDDYLVLTDIQGLEDFFGDMDFKVAGTHKGITAIQMDIKIHGLTRPIIEEAIARTRKARLYIMDEVMSKAIAEPRPEVGKYAPKIIQMSIDPAKIGDVVGQRGKTINAIIEKTGVKIDITDDGNVSICGVEAESMEEARRLIQIIVTEFEAGMVLEGDVVSIKEFGAFIEFAPGKEGMVHISKIAKRRINHVEDVLTLGDHVKVVCLGKDKMGRLSFSIKDVAE is encoded by the coding sequence ATGTATAAGACATATGAGATGGAGCTTGCCGGAAGGACTCTTCGCGTGGACGTTGGAAGAGTGGCCAAGCAGGCGAATGGAGCAGCGCTCATGCATTATGGCGATACGGTGGTATTATCTACAGCGACCGCATCGGACAAGCCGAGAGAGGGAATCGATTTCTTCCCGCTCAGCGTAGAATATAACGAGAAACTTTATGCAGTAGGAAAGATCCCGGGAGGATTTAACAAAAGAGAGGGAAAGGCATCTGAGAATGCGGTTCTTACCTGCCGTGTCATCGATCGCCCGATGAGACCGCTGTTCCCGAAGGATTACAGAAATGATGTGACCCTGGAGAACCTGGTGCTTTCTGTAGATCAGGATTGTGCACCGGAGCTGACCGCTATGCTTGGCTCCGCCATCGCTACTGCGATTTCCGATATCCCGTTCGACGGACCGACAGCCTCCACACAGGTAGGCCTGGTGGACGGAGAGCTTGTATTTAACCCGACCGCAGAACAGCGCAGCAAATCTGACCTTGCTCTTACGGTAGCTTCCACAAAGGAGAAGGTCATCATGATCGAGGCCGGCGCCAATGAAGTGCCGGAGGACAAGATGATCGAGGCTATTTTTGCGGCACACGAAGTGAACCAGAAGGTGATCGCATTCATTGAGACGATTGTTGCGGAGTGCGGCAAGCCGAAACATGATTATGTCAGCTTTGCAGTACCGGAAGAACTGTTCGAGGCTATGAAGCAGGTTGTGACTCCGGAAGAGATGGAAGTAGCGGTATTTACCGATGACAAGCAGACGCGTGAGGAGAATATCCGTCAGGTGACTGCGAAGATGGAGGAGGCTTTCGCAGATAACGAAGAATGGCTCGCTAAGTTAGGTGAGGCTGTTTACCAGTATCAGAAGAAGGTAGTCCGCAAGATGATCCTCAAAGATCACAAGAGACCGGATGGCAGGCAGATCGAAGAGATTCGTCCGCTGGCAGCGGAAGTCGATCTGCTTCCGAGAGTACATGGTTCTGCTATGTTCACCCGTGGACAGACCCAGATCTGTACGGTTACCACCCTGGCTCCGTTATCAGAGGCACAGAGAGTGGACGGACTTGATGAGGCGGAGACCTCCAAGAGATATATGCACCATTACAATTTCCCGTCATATTCCGTAGGTGAGACCAGACCTTCAAGAGGCCCGGGACGCCGTGAGATCGGACATGGCGCATTGGCAGAGAGAGCACTTGTTCCGGTGCTTCCGTCTGAGACAGAGTTCCCGTATGCAATCCGTACCGTATCTGAGACCTTTGAGTCCAACGGTTCCACCTCACAGGCCAGCGTATGTGCATCTTCTATGTCACTGATGGCTGCAGGTGTACCGATCAAGTCCGCAGTGGCAGGTATTTCCTGTGGTCTTGTTACGGGCGAGACCGACGACGATTATCTGGTGCTGACCGATATCCAGGGCCTGGAAGATTTCTTTGGAGATATGGACTTCAAGGTAGCCGGAACCCATAAGGGAATCACGGCAATCCAGATGGATATTAAGATTCACGGACTGACGAGACCGATCATCGAGGAAGCAATCGCACGTACCAGAAAAGCAAGACTCTACATTATGGACGAGGTCATGAGCAAAGCAATCGCAGAGCCGAGACCGGAAGTTGGCAAATATGCGCCGAAGATCATTCAGATGAGCATTGATCCGGCAAAGATCGGCGATGTAGTCGGACAGAGAGGAAAGACCATCAACGCGATCATCGAGAAGACCGGCGTGAAGATCGATATTACCGATGACGGAAATGTTTCCATCTGCGGCGTAGAGGCAGAGAGTATGGAAGAGGCAAGACGCCTGATCCAGATCATCGTTACCGAGTTTGAGGCTGGTATGGTTCTGGAAGGCGACGTTGTCAGCATCAAAGAGTTTGGTGCGTTCATTGAATTTGCACCGGGCAAGGAAGGGATGGTTCACATTTCCAAGATCGCAAAGCGCAGGATCAACCATGTGGAGGACGTGCTGACTCTGGGAGATCATGTGAAGGTAGTCTGCCTTGGCAAGGACAAGATGGGACGCCTTAGCTTCAGCATCAAGGACGTTGCGGAATAG